A single Watersipora subatra chromosome 7, tzWatSuba1.1, whole genome shotgun sequence DNA region contains:
- the LOC137400883 gene encoding zinc finger protein 568-like — MKGLAPRKPPQCEICSASFANRSTLTSHMRTHTGVKPFQCMICCSRFAQNQSLTLHMRSHTGEKPYQCKICSGRFARRQNLTLHMRSHTGEKPYRCKLRSGRFARRQNLTLHMRSHTGEKPYQCKICSGRFARRQNLTRHMRSHTGEKPYQCKMCSSRFARRQNLTSHMKTHTGEKPFQCEVCSSRFAHRHTLTRHMKTHTGEKPYECKICSHQFARRNNLTSHMKTHTGEKPFQCKICSSQFAHRHNLTSHMRTHTGEKPFQCKICSSRFAQCSTLIGHMKTHTGKKVIPVQDMQ; from the coding sequence atgaaaggTCTCGCTCCTAGAAAACCTCCTCAGTGTGAGATATGCAGTGCTAGCTTTGCTAACCGCAGTACTCTAACAAGTCACATGAGAACACACACTGGAGTGAAGCCATTTCAATGTATGATATGCTGTAGTCGGTTTGCTCAAAACCAGTCTCTAACACTTCATATGAGGTCTcacactggagaaaaaccataCCAGTGCAAGATATGCAGTGGTCGATTTGCTCGTCGCCAGAATCTAACACTTCATATGAGGTCTcacactggagaaaaaccataCCGGTGCAAATTACGCAGTGGTCGATTTGCTCGTCGCCAGAATCTAACACTTCATATGAGGTCTcacactggagaaaaaccataCCAGTGCAAGATATGCAGTGGTCGATTTGCTCGTCGCCAAAATCTAACACGTCATATGAGGTCTcacactggagaaaaaccataCCAGTGCAAGATGTGCAGTAGTCGATTTGCTCGTCGCCAGAATCTAACAAGTCACATgaagactcatactggagagaagccatttcagtgtgaagtatgcagtagtcggtttgctcATCGCCATACTCTAACAAGGCATATgaagactcatactggagaaaaaccataCGAGTGCAAGATATGCAGTCATCAATTTGCTCGTCGCAATAATCTAACAAGTCACATgaagactcatactggagagaagccatttcagtgtaagatttgcagtagtcAGTTTGCTCATCGTCATAATCTAACAAGtcacatgaggactcacactggagagaaaccatttcagtgtaagatatgcagtagtcggtttgctcAATGCAGTACTCTAATTGGTCATATGAAGACTCATACTGGAAAAAAAGTCATTCCAGTGCAAGATATGCAGTAG